One Pleurocapsa sp. PCC 7327 DNA segment encodes these proteins:
- a CDS encoding oligosaccharide flippase family protein, producing MTSLKSLAIRGAIWTFAGYGLSQGLRLVSNLILTRLLEPELFGLMALVTTFLIGLNMFSDVGFAPNIIQSKRGDDPDFLNTAWSLQVLRGFVLWAICQALALPVAEFYNDSRLIGIVPLVGLTMIFAGFNSTSLYTLNRQMLIGKLTLLELVTQIIALVVMVTWAWLSPSIWALIVGNLVAALLKTILSHRLIPNYTNRFAWERAAVREIFSFGKWIFVSTAMTFFATQADRMIMGKLLSFSMLGIYTVAFTFASLPQQVIGQLSGKMILPLMSQFAHLPRESFRAKILSKRKGILTGVGLLIILLVCFGDILILKFYDSRYAQAAWMLPILALGIWPYLLFDTSRTALMAIGKPNYQAYGQLAKSLHVCIGLFVGYYYLGVLGIVIAIALNDIELYFMNIYGLWREELSTFQQDLKATLLLLLGLAIVLAGRYFLGFGFPLDTLFA from the coding sequence ATGACATCTTTGAAAAGTCTGGCGATTCGCGGGGCAATTTGGACGTTTGCGGGTTATGGTCTGAGTCAGGGATTGCGATTGGTAAGTAACCTGATCCTGACGCGCCTGCTCGAACCCGAACTTTTTGGGCTGATGGCATTGGTGACAACCTTTCTCATCGGTTTGAATATGTTTTCCGATGTCGGATTTGCACCAAACATCATTCAAAGCAAGCGGGGAGACGATCCGGATTTTCTCAATACGGCTTGGAGCTTGCAAGTCTTGCGCGGCTTTGTCTTATGGGCGATTTGTCAGGCGCTCGCTTTGCCCGTTGCCGAATTTTATAACGATTCGCGATTGATAGGGATCGTTCCTTTGGTTGGGTTGACCATGATTTTTGCCGGGTTTAACTCTACTTCTCTCTATACGCTTAACCGACAAATGCTCATAGGCAAGCTAACCCTCTTGGAATTAGTGACGCAAATTATTGCTCTAGTCGTGATGGTTACTTGGGCGTGGTTGAGTCCCTCGATTTGGGCATTGATCGTCGGTAATCTCGTTGCGGCACTGTTGAAAACGATCCTCAGCCATCGCTTAATCCCGAATTATACCAATCGCTTCGCTTGGGAGCGAGCGGCTGTGCGCGAAATTTTTTCCTTTGGGAAATGGATCTTTGTCTCGACTGCGATGACATTCTTCGCCACCCAAGCCGATCGCATGATTATGGGAAAACTGCTTTCTTTTAGCATGTTAGGCATCTACACGGTAGCTTTTACTTTTGCCAGCCTTCCCCAGCAAGTTATCGGGCAACTTTCTGGCAAGATGATTTTGCCGCTAATGTCCCAGTTTGCTCACCTGCCTCGCGAGAGTTTTCGAGCCAAAATTCTCAGCAAGCGCAAGGGGATCCTGACTGGCGTAGGATTGCTGATTATTCTTTTGGTTTGCTTTGGCGACATACTCATTTTAAAGTTCTACGATTCAAGGTATGCCCAGGCAGCTTGGATGCTTCCCATTCTGGCTTTAGGCATTTGGCCCTATTTATTATTTGATACCAGTCGCACAGCTCTAATGGCGATCGGCAAACCCAACTATCAAGCCTACGGTCAGCTGGCTAAGAGCCTGCACGTTTGTATCGGCTTATTTGTTGGGTATTATTATTTAGGAGTGTTGGGAATCGTCATCGCGATCGCGCTTAACGATATAGAACTCTATTTCATGAATATCTACGGTCTCTGGCGCGAAGAACTCAGCACCTTCCAACAGGATCTCAAAGCGACTCTTTTACTTCTATTGGGATTGGCGATCGTACTGGCAGGAAGATATTTCCTGGGGTTTGGATTTCCGCTAGATACCCTGTTTGCCTGA
- a CDS encoding calcium-binding protein: protein MALIKGDSFDNNLLGTPNNDTILGFEGKDTLLGLGGNDSLDGGQDSDLLEGGQGDDTLYSGTLDDDYSSFDLDTLRGGAGNDLLYGEELGYASLLLDGGEGNDTLIGGRGNDTLMGGAGDDYLSAYPSYDEGLWGDDIFYGGSGNDTLIGAWNNTLYGGNGNDSLDGWFSVGYGGDGDDILSTESNGNDSLYGEGGNDSLNSGASNDTLKGGSGDDTLNGGQYYVYARYRLYTGGGSDFLDGGAGNDVLYGGFSFEEGNFVYGWDDVDNDTLIGGAGNDTLYGEEDSDSLDGGRGNDLLYGGGERNFLIGDPPYFSLLDLDDTLIGGAGDDTLYGDNGSDRLDGGRGNDWLYGGGKQNIVDTPNGRVELDANDTLIGGAGNDTLIGMLGNDSLSGGDGADRLDGYGSDPDPDAIDTLSGGRGVDTFVLGNASGAYYLGDGRAIIEDWKANDLLEVYGSLDDYSLDTTANLVGSSAVDTQIFYNSDLIAILQDITNISISDDFVVV from the coding sequence ATGGCTCTTATAAAAGGAGATTCTTTTGACAATAACCTCCTTGGTACTCCTAATAACGACACAATTTTAGGCTTTGAGGGAAAAGATACTCTTTTAGGTTTAGGAGGTAATGATAGCCTCGATGGAGGACAAGACAGCGATTTACTCGAAGGCGGACAGGGAGATGACACTCTCTACAGCGGAACGCTCGATGATGATTATTCGAGTTTTGATCTCGATACGCTGCGCGGAGGAGCTGGCAACGATCTTCTCTACGGCGAGGAACTTGGCTACGCTAGTCTTCTCCTCGATGGCGGAGAAGGCAACGACACTCTTATTGGTGGACGAGGAAACGACACCTTGATGGGAGGAGCTGGCGATGACTATCTGAGCGCATACCCTAGTTACGATGAAGGCTTGTGGGGCGACGATATCTTTTATGGCGGCTCCGGCAACGACACTCTTATCGGGGCATGGAATAATACTCTTTATGGAGGAAATGGCAATGACAGTCTTGATGGATGGTTTTCTGTCGGCTATGGCGGAGATGGCGATGACATCCTTTCTACCGAGTCCAATGGGAACGACTCGCTTTACGGTGAAGGGGGCAACGATAGCCTCAACAGTGGAGCTAGCAATGACACTTTAAAAGGCGGCTCTGGGGATGACACTCTTAATGGCGGACAATATTATGTCTACGCTCGCTACCGTCTCTACACTGGAGGCGGTAGCGATTTCCTAGATGGCGGTGCTGGCAATGACGTACTCTATGGCGGTTTCAGCTTTGAAGAAGGCAACTTCGTGTATGGCTGGGATGATGTAGACAACGACACCCTAATCGGTGGCGCTGGCAACGACACCCTCTATGGAGAAGAAGACAGCGACAGTCTCGATGGCGGTAGGGGGAATGACTTGCTATACGGCGGCGGCGAACGGAACTTTCTTATAGGCGATCCCCCGTACTTCTCCCTCCTAGACTTGGACGATACTCTCATCGGTGGTGCAGGTGATGACACTCTCTATGGAGACAATGGCAGCGATCGCCTCGATGGTGGCAGGGGAAACGATTGGCTCTACGGTGGCGGCAAACAGAACATTGTTGACACGCCCAATGGTCGGGTAGAACTAGATGCCAACGATACCCTCATCGGCGGTGCTGGCAACGATACCCTAATCGGAATGCTCGGCAATGACTCATTGTCGGGCGGAGATGGCGCAGATCGGCTTGACGGCTACGGTTCCGATCCAGATCCCGATGCGATCGATACTTTGTCGGGCGGTCGAGGTGTCGATACATTTGTTCTCGGCAATGCTTCTGGTGCTTACTATCTGGGAGACGGACGCGCAATTATCGAGGATTGGAAAGCCAACGATCTTCTCGAAGTCTATGGCAGTCTGGATGATTACTCCCTCGATACGACCGCTAATTTAGTCGGCAGTTCGGCTGTAGATACTCAAATTTTCTACAACAGCGACTTAATTGCTATCTTGCAAGACATAACTAACATTAGTATTAGCGATGACTTTGTTGTTGTCTGA
- a CDS encoding 4a-hydroxytetrahydrobiopterin dehydratase yields MTELKQQKCEACSSKSQPITQAEIEQLKPQIPGWEIIEREGVLRLEKVYKFPNFKSAIAFTNAVGDEAEKEGHHPALLTEWGKVTVSWWTHAISGLHKNDFVMAAKTDAIMNSQFS; encoded by the coding sequence ATGACAGAACTAAAACAACAAAAGTGCGAAGCTTGCAGCTCAAAATCTCAGCCTATTACTCAAGCTGAAATCGAACAACTCAAGCCCCAGATTCCTGGCTGGGAGATTATCGAACGCGAGGGAGTGCTGCGCCTAGAAAAAGTTTACAAGTTCCCTAACTTTAAGAGTGCGATCGCGTTTACCAATGCTGTTGGAGACGAAGCAGAGAAAGAAGGACACCATCCTGCCTTACTGACCGAATGGGGAAAAGTCACCGTAAGTTGGTGGACTCATGCTATTTCTGGGCTGCACAAAAATGACTTCGTGATGGCAGCGAAGACGGATGCTATTATGAATTCTCAATTTTCCTAA
- a CDS encoding AAA-like domain-containing protein — translation MPDKILVVDDELDLETLLRQRFRKKIRQNQLELIFAHNGIEALEKLEVYPDIDVVLTDIYMPEMDGLTLLTKLGEKNPIIKVIIMSAYGDLDNIRAAMNRGAFDFLTKPIDFQDLEITTNKTLQHVQQMKAALKKERLAQKAQAELLVHLQEEVAKRQKVEVALRESEQQLTQFIEAVPVGIFVVSASGEPSYANQMAEQILGEGVVPGVTVEQLTKIYRVYRQGTEQLYPSNEQPILRALKGESITIDDMEIRQDNKIIPVEVSASPIFDEKGHITYAIAAFTDITARKRAEAERIKFTEELQQAKDKLAEYSRTLEQKVEERTRELSQTLDVLKATQAKLVIENALLRSAESPSTYEYQVGGSLPMDAPTYVVRSADRHLYRALKLGEFCYILNSRQMGKSSLRVQIMKRLQAEGIRCAAIDLSEIGNRQLTMEQWYAGFVYILVSHFNLLDRVELRTWWQEHSFLSPVQRLGEFIHSVLLAKVSEPIVIFIDEIDSVLNLDFPIDDFFIFLRNCYNKRSDFCEYKRLTFVLLGVATPSQLIDDKKRTPFNIGQAIQLNGFQLHEAQPLLQGLTERVSNPQAVLKEILAWTNGQPFLTQKLCKLIRHSTSTIPTNQEKEWIEKLVRSQIIENWESQDEPEHLRTIRDRILSSELNPVSLLKLYQNILSQQKILALDSPEERELILSGLAIKHQGFLSIHNRIYELIFNENWVKRTLSLV, via the coding sequence ATGCCAGATAAAATCCTGGTAGTAGATGATGAGTTAGACTTAGAAACTTTACTTCGTCAGAGATTCAGAAAAAAAATTCGCCAGAATCAACTCGAACTCATTTTTGCTCATAATGGGATTGAAGCGCTAGAAAAATTAGAAGTTTATCCCGATATCGATGTAGTATTGACCGATATTTATATGCCAGAAATGGATGGGTTAACCTTGCTTACCAAACTAGGAGAGAAAAACCCAATTATCAAGGTCATTATTATGTCTGCCTATGGCGATCTCGACAATATTAGAGCCGCAATGAATCGCGGTGCGTTTGATTTTTTAACCAAGCCGATCGATTTTCAAGATTTAGAAATTACCACCAACAAAACGCTACAACACGTCCAGCAGATGAAAGCTGCTTTGAAAAAAGAACGACTCGCACAAAAGGCACAAGCCGAACTATTAGTCCATCTTCAAGAAGAAGTCGCGAAACGTCAAAAAGTAGAAGTTGCCTTGCGAGAGAGCGAGCAACAACTGACTCAATTTATAGAAGCCGTACCAGTCGGGATTTTTGTGGTCAGCGCTAGCGGGGAACCCTCCTATGCCAATCAAATGGCAGAGCAAATCTTAGGTGAGGGAGTCGTTCCGGGTGTGACAGTCGAACAATTAACCAAGATTTATCGTGTCTATCGACAGGGGACGGAGCAACTTTATCCGTCTAACGAACAGCCAATTTTGCGAGCATTAAAGGGTGAAAGTATCACCATCGACGATATGGAGATTCGCCAAGATAATAAGATAATTCCCGTGGAAGTATCGGCTAGTCCAATTTTTGACGAAAAGGGTCATATTACCTATGCGATCGCGGCTTTTACCGACATCACGGCTCGCAAGCGAGCAGAAGCCGAGCGCATTAAGTTTACCGAAGAACTGCAACAGGCAAAAGATAAGTTAGCCGAATATAGCCGTACCCTGGAACAAAAAGTTGAAGAACGTACCCGCGAGCTGTCACAAACCCTAGACGTTCTTAAAGCAACGCAAGCAAAATTGGTGATAGAAAACGCACTGCTCAGAAGCGCAGAATCTCCCTCTACCTATGAATATCAGGTAGGAGGAAGCTTGCCGATGGATGCGCCAACTTATGTCGTGCGTTCTGCCGATCGCCACCTTTACAGAGCGCTAAAGTTGGGAGAATTTTGTTATATTCTCAATTCTCGACAGATGGGCAAATCGAGCTTGCGAGTGCAAATTATGAAGCGACTCCAAGCTGAAGGAATTCGATGTGCGGCGATCGACCTCTCAGAAATCGGCAATCGACAGCTAACCATGGAACAGTGGTATGCTGGCTTTGTTTACATATTAGTCAGTCATTTTAACCTCCTCGATCGCGTCGAACTGCGGACTTGGTGGCAAGAGCATTCTTTTCTCTCTCCCGTACAGCGTTTAGGAGAATTTATTCACTCGGTTTTACTGGCAAAAGTTTCCGAACCTATTGTGATTTTTATCGATGAGATTGATAGCGTTCTTAATCTGGATTTTCCCATCGATGACTTTTTTATTTTTCTGAGAAATTGTTATAATAAACGAAGTGATTTTTGTGAATATAAACGCCTAACTTTTGTCTTACTAGGGGTAGCAACTCCTTCTCAATTAATTGACGACAAAAAGCGCACTCCTTTTAATATCGGTCAGGCAATTCAACTCAATGGATTTCAATTACACGAAGCCCAACCCTTATTACAGGGATTAACCGAGAGAGTTAGCAACCCGCAAGCCGTGCTTAAAGAAATATTGGCATGGACGAATGGACAACCATTTTTAACTCAAAAACTCTGCAAACTGATTCGCCATTCTACCTCGACAATTCCCACTAACCAAGAAAAAGAATGGATAGAAAAATTAGTGCGATCGCAGATAATTGAAAACTGGGAATCTCAAGACGAACCCGAACATTTACGCACGATTCGCGATCGTATTCTTAGTAGCGAACTCAATCCAGTTAGCTTGCTCAAGCTTTATCAAAACATTTTGTCTCAACAAAAAATTCTTGCCCTCGATAGCCCCGAAGAACGGGAATTAATCTTATCAGGATTAGCGATTAAACACCAGGGGTTTTTAAGCATACATAATCGGATTTATGAATTGATTTTTAATGAGAATTGGGTAAAAAGAACCTTATCCTTAGTTTAA
- a CDS encoding response regulator, with protein MKVMVIDDEKDVQSLFTQKFRKEIRQGAINFSFAFSAEEALQTLKVKNSEYLVLILADINMPGMNGIELLKILKENYPQVKVFMITAYGDEQTYQIAMQYGADDYINKPIEFETLKKKIWNL; from the coding sequence ATGAAAGTCATGGTAATTGATGATGAAAAAGATGTTCAATCTTTATTTACTCAAAAATTTAGAAAAGAGATTAGACAAGGAGCCATTAACTTCTCTTTTGCTTTTTCAGCAGAAGAAGCTCTTCAAACTTTAAAGGTCAAAAATTCTGAATATCTCGTTTTAATCTTGGCTGATATCAATATGCCGGGGATGAATGGAATAGAACTGCTGAAAATCCTTAAAGAAAACTACCCTCAAGTTAAAGTTTTTATGATTACTGCTTATGGAGACGAGCAGACCTATCAAATCGCCATGCAATACGGTGCAGATGATTATATTAACAAACCGATAGAATTTGAGACGCTTAAGAAAAAAATTTGGAATTTATAA